Proteins encoded in a region of the Anopheles ziemanni chromosome 2, idAnoZiCoDA_A2_x.2, whole genome shotgun sequence genome:
- the LOC131280997 gene encoding testis-specific serine/threonine-protein kinase 3-like: MESAEENLRAALQEQKNKFLALHPVFASKGFTLNEPIGYGSYSVVKRGYDSTRKRAVAVKIVSKRSQATSTLLTKFIPREKDIIREVRHSNIIRFYDFIETTSRIYIVMEYAENGSLLNLLKKQKWLPEGKAHAYFGQLAGAVEYLHKCGIAHRDIKPENIVLDASDTIKLIDFGFACRLSKVEDEEELPLSNTFCGSYMYASPELLQCKPYAPQPCDIWASGVVLYMMLFGRSPFSSGKNAPDQLKMISVGVYFPANIKVSDEVKNLMKQIFVSAEKRIDATSMFRCNWLQIEHEKIAKVLNPQSEC, from the exons ATGGAGTCTGCCGAAGAGAATCTACGGGCAGCGTTGCAGGAGCAAAAGAACAAATTTTTGGCTCTACATCCGGTGTTCGCATCAAAAGGATTCACTTTGAATGAACCCATCGGCTATGGATCTTATTCCGTGGTGAAG AGGGGATATGACTCGACTCGGAAACGAGCAGTGGCAGTAAAAATTGTATCAAAGCGAAGTCAAGCGACCAGTACACTGCTTACCAAATTCATTCCGCGTGAGAAGGATATCATTCGAGAGGTGCGGCACTCCAACATCATTCGGTTCTACGACTTCATTGAGACAACTAGTCG GATTTACATCGTAATGGAATATGCCGAAAATGGTTCACTGTTGAATTtgctaaagaaacaaaaatggctACCGGAGGGGAAAGCACATGCCTACTTCGGTCAGCTCGCCGGTGCTGTTGAGTATTTACACAAATGTGGTATCGCTCACCGCGATATAAAACCCGAAAACATCGTTTTGGACGCCAGTGATACCATAAAGCtgatagattttggatttGCTTGCCGCCTGTCAAAGGtagaggacgaggaggagctGCCACTGTCGAACACGTTCTGCGGGAGCTACATGTACGCCAGTCCGGAATTGCTCCAGTGTAAACCGTACGCGCCGCAACCGTGTGACATATGGGCATCGGGAGTAGTTCTCTATATGATGTTGTTTGGTAGATCACCTTTCTCCAGCGGTAAAAATGCTCCCGATCAGTTAAAG ATGATTTCCGTGGGGGTTTATTTCCCAGCGAACATCAAGGTAAGCGATGAAGTAAAGAACCTTATGAAGCAAATTTTTGTATCTGCCGAAAAGCGCATCGATGCTACTTCGATGTTCAGATGCAATTGGCTGCAaattgaacatgaaaaaattgcTAAAGTGCTAAATCCTCAATCTGAATGTTAA
- the LOC131282694 gene encoding uncharacterized protein LOC131282694 yields MDSNKNEQCCFNTNAHGRHDPPARSADIIETGCQIVKTVSAAKYQNQFNNNNLIEQENLMPPVKKDDPPAILVDQNGGGAVGLLSDLHVKDKVLAVNGSTRNNCAILPSSSSSSSSSVSVPRNASEERVPSGQQNVECLTNATTTTITTSSFIPTINGTNSTIPESLSRSSIADHSLDTLAAGAGASCDRKDEFSLEAVARVKLDEAGAGSGAPDDGDFSDNNSIGNLSYISENGLIEEIILLPSNAYSDDDSASTSDDCIYAYRGGEPSGVAWLPQELDQPPDDETDFLEMDFDPEPSSEMENFDSSQQEQVLEDDGLAAAAPIAGRVNETQHLQEAIPRSNSPRTAVVSSGRTLSPNLKESEPSQPNISGSPEASLARNNDKQKLSIEDALATTSSLSTPGPIAAVYVQKSTEENATPDEILETIEPASIELTQAHKTGAIPKTVPHHYTSPERDRASGGRGSSNAKNLKLDLSLCLDDIEAGGRAGGGGAKRRYFDHLLYYEPQACSGQPWTPDKLAANPEQSVNHEEIEFYCAECGNLEFTNNLWMVQEPDSWMCRNCTFTRDEKLIRRRADSFRPRTNDSNQKGIGPKLVDCRSDAEALDIRAEQIALEALGKINSLKETPASSGQLSWQEEEQHGRNRSIMTKGKEYECRDVLQDQEVPNPGNYHYIGVDKHPENTVTIYTINCSKQTIIEALTRIGIAPNLDVLRQYFNEQTHVDTSKMNIPQYLLHMSKRDCNYKKLIEAIKSCCDEETLDVQYFPFDPFSDMPEIVQISSCEIAKRWNANTNLRQIIHFKHKHFHTLNVLGKIVNIIRQPSRGRHTTHTIGIPQYYKSGSITITRMAETS; encoded by the exons ATGGATAGCAACAAGAACGAACAGTGCTGCTTCAACACCAACGCCCACGGCAGGCACGATCCCCCGGCTCGATCGGCGGACATCATCGAAACCGGCTGCCAAATCGTAAAAACGGTATCTGCTGCCAAGTACCAGAATcagttcaacaacaacaatctgATCGAGCAGGAAAATTTGATGCCGCCGGTGAAGAAAGACGATCCTCCGGCGATTCTGGTTGATCAGAATGGCGGTGGCGCAGTTGGGTTGTTAAGTGATTTGCACGTGAAAGATAAGGTTCTTGCTGTAAATG GTTCTACTCGCAACAATTGCGCAATACttccatcgtcatcgtcatcatcatcctcatccGTTTCCGTACCCCGGAATGCATCCGAAGAAAGAGTGCCTTCTGGTCAGCAAAACGTAGAATGCCTTACCAacgccaccactaccaccatcaccacatcTAGCTTTATTCCCACGATTAATGGGACAAACTCAACCATTCCGGAGTCCTTGTCTCGAAGTAGCATCGCGGACCATTCGCTAGACACGCTGGCCGCCGGTGCTGGTGCCTCGTGCGATCGGAAGGACGAGTTCTCGTTGGAAGCAGTGGCCAGGGTGAAGCTGGACGAAGCGGGTGCTGGGTCCGGTGCACCTGACGATGGGGATTTTTCGGACAATAACTCGATCGGAAACCTCTCCTACATCAGCGAGAATGGACTGATAGAGGAAATTATTCTACTTCCGAGCAATGCCTACTCCGATGACGACAGTGCATCCACGTCGGATGACTGCATCTATGCGTACCGCGGTGGCGAACCAAGTGGGGTGGCTTGGTTACCGCAAGAACTAGATCAACCACCCGACGACGAGACTGACTTTCTGGAGATGGACTTCGATCCCGAACCAAGCTCGGAGATGGAAAATTTTGACTCGAGCCAGCAAGAGCAGGTTTTGGAAGATGATGGGCTTGCTGCGGCGGCGCCCATTGCGGGTAGGGTGAATGAGACGCAACACTTGCAAGAAGCGATTCCCAGAAGCAACAGTCCCAGGACGGCTGTCGTCTCTTCCGGTCGAACGTTGTCGCCTAATTTGAAAGAATCCGAACCGTCTCAACCGAACATTTCGGGGTCGCCTGAGGCATCTCTAGCTAGGAACAATGACAAGCAAAAGTTGTCCATTGAGGATGCATTAGCTACTACGAGTTCGCTATCAACACCAGGTCCGATTGCAGCAGTTTACGTGCAAAAAAGCACCGAAGAGAATGCGACACCGGATGAGATACTCGAAACGATCGAACCCGCATCGATCGAGCTGACACAGGCTCACAAAACGGGTGCCATTCCGAAAACGGTTCCACATCACTACACAAGCCCAGAACGCGACCGAGCTTCCGGCGGAAGGGGTTCCTCGAATGCTAAAAATTTGAAGCTCGATTTAAGTCTATGCTTGGACGATATTGAAGCAGGCGGTAGGGCTGGGGGTGGTGGTGCTAAGCGACGCTATTTCGATCACCTACTATACTACGAACCCCAGGCCTGCTCCGGTCAACCATGGACGCCGGACAAACTAGCCGCAAACCCGGAACAAAGTGTAAACCATGAGGAGATAGAATTCTACTGTGCCGAATGTGGCAATTTGGAGTTCACGAATAATCTTTGGATGGTCCAAGAGCCCGACAGCTGGATGTGTAGGAATTGTACGTTTACGCGAGACGAGAAGTTAATTAGGCGCCGGGCAGACTCTTTTCGGCCTCGAACAAATGACAGCAATCAGAAAGGAATCGGTCCAAAGCTAGTGGACTGTCGGAGCGACGCGGAAGCCCTCGACATACGTGCAGAACAAATTGCGCTCGAGGCTTTGGGTAAAATCAACTCGCTCAAAGAGACTCCAGCTAGCAGCGGACAACTATCGTGGCAGGAGGAAGAACAGCACGGCCGGAATCGTTCGATCATGACGAAGGGAAAAGAATATGAGTGTCGGGATGTGCTGCAGGATCAGGAAGTTCCCAACCCAGGCAACTACCATTACATTGGG GTTGACAAGCATCCTGAAAATACTGTCACCATCTACACGATCAACTGTAGCAAACAGACAATAATTGAAGCACTG ACACGCATTGGAATTGCACCAAATCTAGACGTACTACGACAGTATTTCAATGAGCAAACCCATGTCGACACATCCAAGATGAATATCCCGCAGTACCTGCTGCACATGTCGAAGCGTGACTGTAACTATAAGAAACTGATCGAGGCCATTAAATCCTGCTGTGATGAAGAAACGTTGGACGTTCAATATTTTCCG TTTGATCCCTTCAGCGATATGCCGGAGATCGTACAGATAAGTTCTTGCGAGATTGCGAAACGATGGAACGCAAACACCAATCTAAGGCAAATTATACACTTCAAGCATAAGCACTTTCACACGCTAAATGTTCTTG GCAAAATTGTTAACATCATCCGGCAGCCTTCCCGCGGTCGTCACACAACGCACACGATCGGTATACCGCAGTACTACAAGAGTGGTTCCATTACGATCACCCGGATGGCAGAAACGTCGTGA
- the LOC131283172 gene encoding SUN domain-containing protein 3: protein MCQKSFQQICLRIDIYDLAYPKHTSEELDANPVCSQELKQINERISHLEKINYEKFGPTDYAALKFGGEVISVVSKLQRDGSFLKKIQKIFSTLNEGDDYKQCIIQDCGTCYAFPGNSGYVVLKLMGNVVLDGITIEHIPLHSNPKKMKSYSALKEFSVVGMKKLGDRNTETYLGTFTFSYDNDFLETFTLTSDPPIPVRYVRVEIHSNHGENYTCIYRIRIHGTLEQ, encoded by the exons aTGTGTCAGAAGAGTTTCCAACAGATCTGCCTTCGAATA GACATCTACGATCTAGCGTATCCCAAGCATACGTCCGAAGAATTGGATGCAAATCCGGTTTGTTCCCAAGAGCTCAAGCAAATAAATGAACGAATTTCACATTTGGAGAAGATAAACTACGAAAAATTTGGACCTACCGATTATGCCGCCCTGAAGTTTGGCGGAGAGGTAATATCGGTGGTGTCCAAGTTACAACGAGATGgttcttttttgaaaaaaatccaaaaaatatTCTCAACACTAAACGAAGGCGATGACTACAAACAATGCATCATTCAA GACTGTGGCACGTGCTATGCTTTCCCGGGCAATTCTGGATACGTTGTACTGAAACTCATGGGAAATGTTGTCCTTGACGGAATCACTATCGAGCACATTCCGCTGCACTCAAAcccgaagaaaatgaaatcgtACAGTGCATTAAAAGAATTTTCCGTGGTG gGAATGAAAAAACTTGGAGATCGCAATACCGAAACCTATTTAGGAACGTTTACATTTAGTTACGATAATGATTTTCTAGAAACTTTTACGTTAACCTCGGACCCACCCATTCCGGTTCGTTATGTGCGAGTGGAAATTCATTCCAATCATGGTGAAAACTATACCTGTATTTATCG CATACGCATTCATGGAACACTGGAGCAGTAA